The following proteins are co-located in the Acidimicrobiales bacterium genome:
- a CDS encoding isoprenylcysteine carboxylmethyltransferase family protein codes for MARSSGVVAAVARARWYFGAQAAAGAIWWISVFASDDVRRLTLGGWDPWLLVGPDVAFFVLGSLWAALTGSRAASTVVTVWTISVTASLLVYGLIERTAGWGVVAMTVAAFGTAVSALTVWHGRLPTEWFFVGPFAFHPATVSSKATNVRRSLAQLVVFWTLFFAVIPIIVAAAEHRLRVSLPALQHPACDWIGWLVFTAGSALGLWSCLTMALVGRGTPLPAETARRLVACGPYGYVRNPMAVAGAAQTAAIGAVVGSWSVIALAGVGAVLWNLVIRPVEEADLAARFGEDYDRYRSTTRCWVPTRSS; via the coding sequence GTGGCTAGATCCAGCGGCGTCGTCGCCGCCGTAGCAAGAGCCCGCTGGTACTTCGGGGCGCAGGCCGCAGCGGGCGCGATCTGGTGGATCTCGGTGTTCGCGTCCGACGACGTCCGTCGACTCACGTTGGGTGGATGGGATCCATGGCTGCTCGTCGGACCCGACGTGGCGTTCTTCGTCCTGGGTTCGTTGTGGGCAGCACTCACCGGCAGTCGTGCTGCATCGACGGTCGTGACAGTGTGGACGATCAGCGTCACCGCGTCTCTACTCGTGTACGGCTTGATCGAGCGCACCGCTGGCTGGGGTGTTGTCGCGATGACGGTCGCAGCGTTCGGCACCGCCGTCTCCGCCTTGACGGTATGGCATGGGCGTCTACCGACGGAGTGGTTCTTCGTCGGCCCGTTCGCGTTCCACCCGGCGACAGTGTCGAGCAAGGCAACAAATGTGCGACGAAGTCTCGCTCAGCTGGTCGTGTTCTGGACGCTGTTCTTCGCCGTGATACCGATCATCGTGGCCGCTGCTGAGCACCGCCTCAGAGTCTCATTGCCGGCGCTGCAGCACCCAGCCTGCGATTGGATTGGTTGGCTGGTCTTCACAGCGGGGAGCGCCTTGGGTTTGTGGTCGTGTCTCACGATGGCGTTGGTCGGCCGGGGCACACCGCTCCCAGCCGAGACCGCACGGCGACTCGTCGCATGCGGCCCCTATGGGTATGTCCGCAACCCGATGGCTGTAGCTGGCGCAGCCCAGACCGCGGCGATCGGCGCTGTCGTGGGTTCGTGGAGCGTGATCGCACTGGCAGGGGTTGGTGCAGTGCTGTGGAACCTCGTGATTCGGCCGGTGGAGGAGGCCGACCTCGCAGCCCGGTTCGGAGAGGACTACGACCGCTACCGCAGCACCACCCGATGCTGGGTTCCCACCCGTTCCTCC